A DNA window from Sporomusaceae bacterium FL31 contains the following coding sequences:
- the thlr gene encoding TetR family transcriptional regulator, with product MKNLTKEKLIKAGAKAMLAKSYHAVGIQEILSTVEVPKGSFYHYFESKEDFGVAIIEFYGDQLAKSITTQLTAQELSPRNRLKEYFLSIREYYSQRGYHQGCLVAKLATEVAEASPRMRTALKGQFDRWCHLFAICIQEGQQAGDIPAGHEPDALAEFIYSSWEGALIRMQVNHDLVALDNFIRYIFTYIIPPLRT from the coding sequence ATGAAAAATCTTACCAAAGAAAAACTTATCAAAGCTGGTGCGAAGGCTATGCTGGCAAAAAGCTATCATGCCGTAGGAATTCAGGAAATATTATCAACAGTTGAAGTACCGAAAGGATCGTTTTATCATTATTTTGAATCAAAGGAAGATTTTGGTGTTGCCATTATTGAGTTTTATGGTGACCAGTTAGCTAAGTCTATTACTACACAATTGACTGCGCAGGAATTATCGCCTCGCAATCGTTTGAAAGAATATTTCTTATCCATTCGTGAGTATTACAGCCAACGTGGTTATCATCAAGGCTGTTTGGTAGCTAAGTTGGCTACTGAAGTCGCGGAGGCCAGTCCGCGCATGCGCACTGCCTTAAAAGGTCAATTTGATAGGTGGTGCCACTTGTTTGCTATTTGTATTCAAGAAGGGCAGCAAGCCGGTGATATTCCAGCCGGCCACGAGCCTGACGCATTGGCTGAATTTATCTACAGCTCCTGGGAAGGGGCGCTGATTCGCATGCAGGTCAATCACGATTTAGTTGCACTCGATAACTTTATTCGCTATATTTTTACTTATATCATACCGCCGCTTCGTACGTGA
- the crt_1 gene encoding short-chain-enoyl-CoA hydratase, with amino-acid sequence MLNVENLLFEKQEGIGLITVNRPKALNALNRATLVEIDSLFEVLGKDEEIKAIIITGSGDKAFVAGADITEMQQMTGVEGRAWGRLAQAVFHKIENFPRPVLAAVNGYALGGGCELAMACDIRIASEKAKFGQPEVSLGITPGFGGTQRLPRLIGRGRAKELLFTGDMIDAEEAYRIGLVNKIAAHQNLVETAKEMANRIMLRGPVAVTLCKAAVNEGLDVDLESGCAYEAEVFGLCFATADQKEGMTAFLEKRKPAFRGK; translated from the coding sequence GTGCTGAATGTTGAGAATCTGTTATTTGAAAAGCAAGAGGGGATTGGACTTATTACTGTAAATCGACCCAAAGCATTAAATGCTCTAAACAGGGCAACCTTAGTGGAAATCGACAGTTTATTTGAAGTGCTGGGCAAAGATGAGGAGATCAAAGCCATTATTATCACTGGCAGCGGAGATAAGGCATTTGTCGCCGGTGCTGATATTACGGAGATGCAGCAAATGACTGGTGTGGAAGGACGCGCCTGGGGAAGGCTGGCTCAGGCGGTGTTTCATAAAATTGAGAACTTTCCGCGGCCGGTATTGGCTGCTGTAAATGGCTATGCCTTGGGGGGCGGTTGTGAATTGGCAATGGCCTGTGATATCCGGATTGCCTCGGAAAAGGCTAAATTCGGTCAACCCGAAGTCAGTTTAGGAATTACGCCAGGATTTGGCGGGACACAGCGACTGCCGCGTCTTATTGGCAGGGGACGGGCGAAAGAGCTGCTATTTACCGGAGACATGATTGATGCTGAGGAAGCTTACCGGATCGGGCTGGTTAATAAAATCGCTGCCCATCAGAACTTAGTGGAGACAGCTAAGGAAATGGCTAACCGAATCATGCTGCGCGGACCGGTTGCTGTTACATTATGCAAAGCCGCTGTCAATGAAGGTCTGGATGTTGATCTCGAATCTGGCTGTGCCTACGAAGCGGAAGTATTTGGTCTATGTTTTGCAACTGCTGACCAGAAAGAAGGTATGACTGCGTTTCTAGAAAAGCGCAAACCCGCTTTTCGCGGAAAATAA